GTTGAAAACAACAGGTCCAGCTAGAGCCCACATCTTCATGGGCATTACTACGCAAGGATTTGGCTTCAGCTACGGCTGCAGCATCAAAATACACTGGTATGCTTCAGGCAACCAAGGATATTCTTAGAGAAGAAGGCGTACAGGTACTGGAACCAACCAGATTTTCCACCCTTTTCAGTTTGtgattgtgtgtgtgtttttaaaGCTAATAgtccttttttttctatcactTTTTTGCAGGGGTTTTGGCGGGGAAATGTGCCGGCATTGCTCATGGTTATGCCATATACAGCTATACAATTTACAGTTTTACACAAGTTGAAGACTTTTGCCTCTGGTTCTTCCAAGACAGGTATTCTATTTTCTTATTCAgtgtcactattttttttagttgaattaGAAATCACTGTTGATTTGACTTCTAAGGAAATTATCATCAAAGCCAATAAACTTACAATATATGATAGTTTGTGTTAGGATGAGAGTGGATAAAAGCTTTATAATGCatggattattttatttttgagacTTAATTGGTGTTTAATCACATCGGTGCTGGCTATAGCTTTTAAAAGTTAGGTCCGTAATCTCTTCAAATTCATTGCAATATTTTGCTAAATTCAATTATACCAATTTATTTTGCATAAGGCTCTTTTGGGGAGGAGGGTGCTTTCTGTAGTTAATGGGAGTGTACACTATATATGCTAGCCAAAACCTATGCCCATACACTCTGCACACTTTAGAAAAATACGATTACATACTAGGAATTGTCCTTTATCTTCTCCAATTCTAGGTTTATGTTTGTTCATTggttacttttttgttttttgtttctgcAGAGAATCACATTAATTTAAGCCCTTATCTATCCTACATCAGTGGGGCATTAGCTGGATGTGCAGCTACAGTAGGTTCATATCCCTTTGATCTTCTCCGAACTATATTAGCTTCTCAGGGTGAACCAAAGGTATAAGCATTAACTCCTCATGTTTATGCTATTTATGCTGTTCTGTTTTGCTTTGTGTGGAAATACTGGTCTTGTTTTGGTCCTTTTTGAAGATATTTTTTGTAACAAGTCTTTGCAAATATGGTGACATCATTTAGGTATATCCCAACATGAGGTCAGCATTCATGGATATCGTCCATACTCGTGGATTCCAAGGCTTGTATTCTGGATTGTCGCCCACTCTAGTGGAGATTATACCTTATGCAGGCCTACAATTTGGCACATATGATACATTTAAGCGATGGGGCATGGTAAAATTTCAGTCATTCTACTTCACATCTCgtttttttttagattacaTGATCATGATTGTatgttatattttgtttattgtgcAACTCTAGTGTGGTGAGATGAGATTGCAGATTCTCTTGGACTCTGCATGGTTCAGCTTATCTTGCTTTGTAGTATTATGCCTTCATTTTATAGTTCATGCAGAAGGTCATGCTAGAAGAATCAGAATGACTCAATGCATCAGGAAATTATTCCTATTCACTTATGGTGTAATGAGTGTTGATTCAGTTGTGAAGATTGCTCAATATGTGCCTCACtttttcagtttaatttttaatgatatcCATTTTGTTTTTAGATTATCTTTTTACCCATCAGTGAGGACTCTGCACACAGATTACTATTGCCTCTATATGTCAATCACTAAGCTGGATGAATTATTTGCACCAATAAAGCTGCTGCACCACTGCTTTCAATTGAGAAATTAGTGGTGTCCATGCCTCATACCTATTGTTAGGTTGGCATTTTGATAATTGATTGTAGTTTAGATTAAAGTTCTGTTGAGAAAAGGAACCTTCAAATTATGTCACTATGGATTTATTTCCACTTGTAAGTTGTAATCTTACATTAAAGATGGAGTTGGATTCCTTCACACAGCTAATGAATGTCTTGTTTCAGTTTACTTGACACTGCAGTTTTTGGACCTGTGAATATGTATTGTTTGTGAAATTGTAGGCTTGGAATCATAGATACTCCAACACTGCTGCAGAAGATAACCTCTCTAGCTTTCAGCTTTTCCTTTGTGGATTGGCAGCTGGAACATGTGCCAAGCTTGTCTGTCATCCACTTGATGTTGTCAAAAAAAGATTTCAGGTAAACCTCTGCACATATTTAGTGTTAGCACATGGATTGTTTGATGAAAGTTTAATTTGAGAATTGAGAATTCTGGATACCCTTACCCCTCAAccctaaaaaaatgtaaacttgTGGTCATGCTAGGCTGGATAGATGGTGTTTTTGGTGTCATTTGAAACTGAAACAATTAGAGGATATTAAACAACAAACTGGGCGTTATGTTATTCTATCATTGCCAATGTAATCATGATTGATGGATCTTCATTCTCTGTTTGCTACAGATTGAAGGGCTTCAAAGGCATCCAAGATATGGAGCTCGAGTCGAGCATCGTGCATACAGGAATATGCTTGATGCCATGCAACGGATACTGCAATTAGAGGGTTGGGCTGGTCTGTACAAGGGGATAATTCCGTCCACTGTCAAAGCTGCACCTGCTGG
This region of Glycine max cultivar Williams 82 chromosome 7, Glycine_max_v4.0, whole genome shotgun sequence genomic DNA includes:
- the LOC100784986 gene encoding mitochondrial thiamine diphosphate carrier 2, producing MEEPSKLKRAMIDSLAGAISGGISRTVTSPLDVIKIRFQVQLEPTSSWALLRKDLASATAAASKYTGMLQATKDILREEGVQGFWRGNVPALLMVMPYTAIQFTVLHKLKTFASGSSKTENHINLSPYLSYISGALAGCAATVGSYPFDLLRTILASQGEPKVYPNMRSAFMDIVHTRGFQGLYSGLSPTLVEIIPYAGLQFGTYDTFKRWGMAWNHRYSNTAAEDNLSSFQLFLCGLAAGTCAKLVCHPLDVVKKRFQIEGLQRHPRYGARVEHRAYRNMLDAMQRILQLEGWAGLYKGIIPSTVKAAPAGAVTFVAYELTSDWLESTFN